In Dolichospermum flos-aquae CCAP 1403/13F, the following proteins share a genomic window:
- a CDS encoding 4-hydroxy-3-methylbut-2-enyl diphosphate reductase: MDTKAFKRSLQHSANYNRKGFGHQAEVATQLQSEFQSNLIQEIRNSNYTLSRGNVTIQLAQAFGFCWGVERAVAMAYETRQHFPTEQIWITNEIIHNPSVNKRMQEMQVEFIPVIDQVKDFSVVGSGDVVILPAFGASVQEMQILNDKGCQIVDTTCPWVSKVWNTVEKHKKGDYTSIIHGKYKHEETVATSSFAGKYLIVLNLQEAEYVINYILYGGNRQEFLAKFAKACSAGFDPDQDLERVGIANQTTMLKDETEKIGKMLERTMMQKYGPAELNQHFQNFNTICDATQERQDAMLELVEEKVDLMIVIGGFNSSNTTQLQQIAFDRDIPSYHIDCVERIQSINNIEHRQLTGELAITENWLPVGKIKVGVTSGASTPDQVVEDIIEKIFALKATATLV, translated from the coding sequence ATGGATACAAAAGCTTTTAAACGCAGCCTCCAACATTCAGCCAATTATAATCGTAAGGGCTTTGGTCATCAGGCGGAAGTAGCCACTCAGTTACAGTCTGAGTTTCAAAGTAACTTAATTCAGGAAATCCGCAATTCTAACTACACTCTCAGCCGTGGTAATGTCACAATCCAACTAGCCCAAGCATTTGGCTTTTGTTGGGGTGTAGAAAGGGCTGTAGCCATGGCCTATGAAACCCGTCAGCATTTCCCGACCGAACAGATTTGGATTACTAACGAAATTATTCACAATCCATCTGTGAATAAACGAATGCAGGAAATGCAGGTAGAATTTATTCCCGTTATTGATCAAGTAAAAGACTTTTCTGTTGTTGGTAGCGGTGATGTGGTGATTTTACCAGCTTTTGGTGCCAGTGTTCAAGAAATGCAAATTCTCAATGATAAAGGTTGTCAAATTGTTGATACTACCTGTCCTTGGGTTTCTAAAGTTTGGAACACTGTCGAAAAGCACAAAAAAGGTGATTACACTTCAATTATTCACGGAAAATACAAGCACGAAGAAACCGTTGCGACCAGTTCTTTTGCTGGGAAATATTTGATTGTTTTAAATTTACAAGAAGCAGAATATGTCATTAACTATATTCTCTATGGTGGCAATCGTCAGGAATTTTTAGCTAAGTTTGCTAAAGCTTGTTCTGCGGGATTTGATCCTGATCAAGATTTAGAACGGGTAGGTATTGCTAACCAAACAACCATGCTCAAAGATGAAACCGAAAAAATCGGGAAAATGCTAGAGCGAACCATGATGCAGAAATATGGACCAGCAGAGTTAAATCAGCATTTCCAAAATTTCAACACTATCTGTGATGCTACTCAAGAACGTCAAGATGCTATGCTGGAATTAGTGGAAGAAAAGGTAGATTTAATGATAGTTATTGGGGGGTTTAATTCATCAAATACTACCCAATTACAACAAATTGCTTTTGATCGGGATATTCCTTCCTATCACATTGATTGTGTGGAACGGATTCAATCAATTAATAACATTGAACATCGGCAATTAACAGGAGAATTGGCAATTACAGAA
- a CDS encoding SGNH/GDSL hydrolase family protein has product MLAVILLIWRQQKITPMVATTAIPNPPEPVNLNWKNQYVPPELGPRHQLSYPQWLDMLKQEAKITADKNPQRLTILAGDSLSLWFPPELLPEDRNWLNQGISGEVSNGLLQRLDFFDRTQPDMILVMVGINDLIRGLEDQEILTNYRQIISYLRRKHPQAEIVIQSILPHGAGGTTWEGKEKLLAIPNSRIRKLNQELNNIAIKKGARYLNLHPLFTDQQGNLRSNFTTDGLHLSPPGYLVWRTALQMYTNQQLTPQLPQPQKVQSTNRI; this is encoded by the coding sequence ATGTTAGCGGTCATTTTATTGATTTGGCGACAGCAAAAAATAACCCCTATGGTAGCAACGACAGCTATCCCAAATCCCCCAGAACCAGTTAACCTTAACTGGAAAAATCAATATGTACCACCAGAGTTAGGCCCCCGTCATCAACTCAGTTATCCCCAATGGTTGGATATGCTCAAGCAAGAAGCTAAAATAACCGCTGACAAAAATCCCCAACGGTTAACCATACTAGCGGGAGATTCTCTGAGTTTATGGTTTCCACCAGAATTATTACCGGAAGATAGAAATTGGCTAAATCAAGGAATTTCCGGCGAAGTTAGCAATGGACTGTTACAAAGATTAGATTTCTTTGACCGCACCCAACCAGATATGATTTTGGTGATGGTAGGTATTAATGATCTAATTCGCGGGCTAGAGGATCAGGAAATTCTCACTAATTATCGCCAAATTATCAGCTATCTACGCAGAAAACACCCCCAAGCAGAAATTGTCATTCAGTCAATTTTGCCACATGGTGCGGGGGGGACAACTTGGGAAGGAAAAGAAAAACTCCTAGCTATTCCCAATTCTCGAATTCGCAAATTAAATCAGGAACTGAATAACATCGCTATTAAAAAAGGCGCGAGATATCTCAATTTACATCCCCTATTCACCGATCAACAAGGTAATCTTCGTTCAAATTTTACCACCGACGGTTTACATCTGAGTCCCCCTGGTTATCTAGTTTGGCGGACTGCTTTGCAAATGTATACTAACCAACAACTAACACCCCAACTTCCTCAACCACAAAAGGTACAGTCAACAAATAGGATATAA
- a CDS encoding ammonium transporter gives MFKKVVIIGCLTLFLLVGLLTGNALAEAAAAPPPNSGDTAFMLISSALVLLMTPGLAFFYGGFVRSRNILNTLMMSFVLMGIVGVTWILWGYSLSFAPGLPFIGGLQWFGLNGVGLETTGYLQGSDPGEVVSYAGTIPHQAFMIYQAMFAIITPALISGAIAERMSFRAYCLFVLLWSTFIYTPLAHMVWAKGGFLSLYGGIGALDFAGGTVVHISSGVSALVAAIVLGPRKNYPDRLSPPHNVPFILLGAGLLWFGWFGFNAGSALSAGTVATVAFVATNTSAAAGGLMWLILEATLRGKPTAVGAATGAVAGLVGITPAAGFVTPLGAILIGFITAFFCFYAVSFKHKLRIDDALDTYFVHGVGGTIGAILTAILATTEVNSGGKDGVLRGNFGELFVELGAIALAYIIAAVGTWIILKIIAATIGLRVPDQTEDQGLDINEHGEEGYNSEFADRISNK, from the coding sequence ATGTTCAAAAAAGTAGTCATTATTGGGTGTTTAACCCTATTTCTGTTGGTAGGGTTATTAACAGGAAATGCCCTTGCAGAAGCCGCTGCTGCACCCCCTCCTAATTCAGGCGATACAGCATTTATGCTGATTTCATCAGCCTTAGTATTGCTAATGACACCGGGATTAGCCTTCTTTTATGGTGGGTTTGTGCGATCGCGCAATATCCTCAACACATTGATGATGAGTTTTGTGTTGATGGGCATTGTCGGAGTCACCTGGATTCTCTGGGGTTATAGCCTTTCATTTGCCCCTGGGTTGCCCTTTATCGGTGGTTTGCAGTGGTTTGGGTTAAACGGTGTCGGCTTAGAAACAACAGGCTATCTGCAAGGTTCAGACCCTGGGGAAGTTGTTTCTTATGCGGGGACAATTCCCCATCAAGCATTCATGATCTATCAAGCCATGTTTGCAATTATTACCCCAGCCTTAATTTCGGGAGCGATCGCCGAACGGATGAGTTTCCGCGCCTATTGCCTATTTGTCCTGCTCTGGTCAACTTTCATCTACACACCCCTGGCACACATGGTTTGGGCAAAAGGAGGATTTTTAAGTTTATATGGCGGCATCGGCGCTCTAGACTTTGCTGGTGGGACAGTAGTACATATTAGTTCCGGTGTGTCAGCATTGGTAGCAGCAATTGTTCTCGGCCCCAGAAAAAACTATCCAGATCGTCTTAGCCCTCCCCATAACGTCCCTTTTATTTTGTTAGGTGCTGGCTTGCTTTGGTTTGGTTGGTTCGGCTTTAACGCTGGTAGTGCCTTATCCGCAGGAACAGTAGCTACAGTTGCCTTTGTTGCTACCAATACATCAGCCGCCGCTGGGGGATTAATGTGGTTAATTTTAGAAGCCACATTACGGGGAAAACCCACCGCAGTAGGCGCGGCCACAGGTGCGGTAGCTGGTTTAGTTGGGATCACCCCAGCCGCCGGATTTGTCACACCTCTAGGAGCAATTCTCATCGGTTTTATTACCGCCTTCTTCTGCTTCTATGCTGTCAGTTTCAAGCACAAATTGCGGATTGATGATGCCTTAGATACCTATTTCGTTCATGGTGTTGGTGGGACGATTGGCGCAATTTTAACAGCTATTTTGGCGACAACCGAAGTTAATAGCGGCGGTAAAGATGGGGTATTGCGTGGTAACTTCGGTGAATTATTTGTAGAATTAGGAGCGATCGCCCTAGCCTATATCATTGCGGCTGTCGGGACTTGGATCATTCTCAAAATTATTGCGGCTACAATTGGTTTACGAGTTCCGGATCAAACTGAAGATCAAGGTTTGGATATCAACGAACACGGAGAAGAAGGTTATAACTCCGAGTTTGCAGATCGAATTTCTAACAAATAG
- a CDS encoding type II toxin-antitoxin system Phd/YefM family antitoxin, protein MSNQTNLTDARNNLAEICAQVVADREVMIITQPDGENVALIAAEELESLLETTIGFSLRT, encoded by the coding sequence ATGTCCAACCAAACAAACTTAACAGATGCTCGTAATAACCTAGCTGAAATCTGCGCTCAAGTAGTTGCAGATAGAGAAGTAATGATTATTACCCAACCTGATGGTGAAAACGTCGCCCTCATTGCTGCTGAAGAATTAGAAAGTTTATTAGAAACAACAATTGGATTTAGCCTTAGAACGTAA
- a CDS encoding DUF4926 domain-containing protein, with translation MTTATLFQWVELKQDVPNSPIKAGNKGVVLDHLNPTTTQPEPGYILEVFEDGETLDVVSVPISWVNPLPETWGSVEYNIRQTA, from the coding sequence ATGACAACAGCCACCTTATTCCAATGGGTAGAACTAAAGCAAGATGTTCCAAACAGCCCTATAAAAGCTGGTAATAAGGGCGTTGTCTTAGATCATCTAAATCCTACTACAACCCAGCCAGAACCAGGATATATTTTAGAAGTCTTTGAAGATGGTGAAACGCTAGATGTCGTTTCTGTTCCTATTTCCTGGGTTAACCCCCTACCTGAAACTTGGGGAAGTGTTGAATATAATATTAGACAGACAGCTTAA
- a CDS encoding COP23 domain-containing protein — MKFPLAAPVLIATLALSSGLGLTSTVQAKPPVDNSVNNVPVDNAGVSDSAVTGTKFSCVAENNGNVATIGQRPGGQPIPLIIWTKKGADAFGGKYSPEKRCGIVTPKLNKAVADSGGSLKDVVLMTGKVSGSTVICVVSMTDSGCNKNNVLLTLKPENAEKAEEILSQIVKISREGSSATAILETTDNRVQVNLGDWEKATMGNANRKSATPKF, encoded by the coding sequence ATGAAATTTCCATTAGCTGCCCCCGTATTAATTGCAACTTTAGCTCTATCTAGTGGTTTAGGATTAACGTCCACAGTCCAAGCCAAGCCTCCTGTAGATAATTCAGTCAATAATGTACCCGTTGATAATGCAGGGGTTAGTGATTCAGCGGTCACTGGTACTAAATTTAGTTGCGTTGCGGAAAATAATGGTAACGTGGCTACAATTGGTCAACGTCCCGGTGGACAGCCAATTCCTTTAATTATTTGGACTAAAAAGGGTGCTGATGCTTTTGGTGGCAAATATAGTCCAGAAAAACGTTGCGGTATCGTCACACCAAAATTGAATAAAGCTGTAGCTGACAGTGGTGGTAGTTTGAAAGATGTCGTTTTAATGACTGGCAAGGTTAGTGGTAGTACCGTAATTTGTGTAGTCTCGATGACAGATAGTGGTTGTAATAAAAACAATGTTCTGCTGACGCTGAAACCGGAAAATGCTGAAAAAGCAGAAGAAATTCTGTCCCAAATCGTGAAAATTAGCCGTGAAGGTTCGAGCGCGACTGCAATTTTAGAAACAACTGATAATCGTGTTCAAGTAAATTTAGGAGATTGGGAAAAAGCAACTATGGGTAATGCAAATCGTAAATCTGCAACTCCAAAATTTTAG
- a CDS encoding S1 family peptidase, which produces MSKFVVESNAQAVTLSEQDLRNSVQTINVNASEIAKQVTVRIITKFGSGSGVIIKRHGQTYLALTNHHVVADNPEHGYQVMTVDGKLYSARDRTQVKIATLDLALVEFTSQQNYQVVELQKLPKILEGEKVYAAGFPAWNFIREGNKITRFEETRNWGIRAFHLTTGKIEMQLAKTLPGGYQVGYTNDVRQGMSGGPLLNQKGELIAINGLLKYPFQGIKAFTDGSVPNQQIYAKIDSLSWAIPITKVIDFMETQNLVEQNLHNY; this is translated from the coding sequence ATGAGTAAGTTTGTTGTGGAATCGAATGCTCAAGCTGTAACTTTATCTGAGCAAGATTTGAGAAATTCAGTCCAGACAATCAATGTCAATGCCTCAGAAATTGCCAAACAAGTAACTGTCAGAATTATCACTAAGTTTGGTTCTGGATCAGGAGTAATTATTAAGCGTCATGGGCAAACTTATCTAGCACTAACAAACCATCATGTAGTGGCAGATAACCCTGAACATGGCTATCAAGTCATGACGGTTGATGGTAAGCTGTATTCAGCACGGGATAGGACTCAAGTTAAAATTGCGACCTTGGACTTGGCATTGGTAGAATTTACTAGCCAACAAAACTATCAAGTAGTAGAATTGCAGAAATTACCAAAAATACTAGAGGGAGAAAAAGTATATGCAGCAGGGTTTCCGGCCTGGAATTTTATCCGAGAAGGAAACAAAATTACCAGATTTGAAGAAACTCGTAATTGGGGAATTAGAGCTTTTCATTTAACAACGGGAAAGATCGAAATGCAACTTGCGAAAACACTTCCTGGAGGTTACCAAGTTGGTTATACTAATGATGTTAGGCAAGGGATGAGCGGTGGACCACTTTTAAATCAAAAAGGAGAATTAATAGCAATTAATGGCTTATTAAAGTATCCCTTCCAGGGTATTAAGGCTTTTACTGATGGTTCTGTACCTAATCAACAAATTTATGCAAAAATAGACTCTTTAAGTTGGGCTATTCCTATTACTAAAGTCATTGATTTTATGGAGACACAAAATCTAGTTGAGCAAAATTTACATAATTACTGA
- a CDS encoding S1 family peptidase, with product MLLITNQLTRVFLGISAITAMAITIPVLANSVPQGIAENVRESIVQINSKDNGSPGGSGVIIDEENNIYTVLTANHVVCSAIKRPGKINCSQDINYSIRTYTGKEYVMKNRQVLQTDQNGVDLAIITFQAPDSEYYRPVVIEDKPLEIGTDIFVAGFPAVFGKKGADRDFAFTGGRIVFNQNLRNGYSLVYDANTLTGNSGGGVFDINGNLVAIHGLADATKSGFNAGIPIKTYLQLTKGKVISSDTETIPQSESAKISSNDRNLQIIQNFGYNPTACEPGRQVVSIMFGNKEYCVEPRPPLTGLKYRYNSTTNQLELFDAPKSNNPNNPNIGL from the coding sequence ATGCTTTTAATAACTAATCAATTAACTAGGGTATTTTTGGGGATATCGGCAATAACAGCAATGGCTATAACTATTCCAGTATTAGCTAACAGTGTACCTCAAGGAATCGCCGAAAATGTCAGAGAATCTATAGTCCAAATCAATAGCAAAGATAATGGTTCTCCTGGAGGTTCAGGAGTGATTATTGACGAAGAAAATAATATTTACACTGTATTAACTGCCAATCATGTTGTTTGTAGTGCCATAAAACGACCAGGGAAGATTAATTGCTCTCAAGATATCAATTACTCAATTCGTACCTACACAGGGAAAGAGTATGTTATGAAAAATCGTCAAGTTTTACAGACAGATCAAAATGGAGTTGATTTAGCAATTATTACATTTCAAGCTCCAGACTCAGAATATTATCGTCCTGTTGTTATTGAAGATAAGCCATTGGAAATTGGTACAGACATTTTTGTTGCTGGTTTTCCAGCCGTATTTGGCAAAAAAGGTGCAGATAGAGACTTTGCTTTTACAGGAGGGAGAATTGTTTTTAATCAGAATCTCCGAAATGGTTATAGTTTGGTTTATGATGCCAATACTTTGACTGGTAATAGTGGAGGAGGTGTATTTGATATTAATGGCAATCTTGTAGCCATTCACGGACTTGCAGATGCTACTAAATCGGGATTTAATGCCGGCATTCCTATTAAAACTTATTTGCAGTTAACCAAAGGGAAAGTTATCTCAAGTGACACGGAGACAATCCCCCAATCTGAGTCAGCAAAAATCTCCTCCAATGACCGAAATTTGCAGATTATTCAAAATTTCGGATACAATCCTACAGCTTGTGAACCTGGTAGACAAGTAGTATCAATTATGTTTGGCAATAAAGAATACTGTGTTGAGCCTAGACCTCCTTTAACTGGTCTAAAATACCGATATAATTCGACTACTAATCAATTAGAGCTTTTCGATGCACCAAAATCTAATAACCCTAATAACCCTAATATAGGTTTATAA
- a CDS encoding UDP-N-acetylmuramoyl-tripeptide--D-alanyl-D-alanine ligase, with protein sequence MSVSITISQLLEELQAESVNVSASTLTQLGMGIQTDTRILQPGEVFLALRGEKFDGHDFVATAIAKGAIVAIVDHAYENPGFPVLRVKDTLKAYQQIAKWWRESFTIPVIGITGSVGKTTTKELISAVLATKGKVHKTYGNFNNEIGVSKTLLEMGRENDFAVIEMAMRGRGQIAELTEIAKPTIGVITNVGTAHIELLGSEEAIAEAKCELLATMPNDGIAILNHDNPLLMTTAAKFWQGKVISYGFSGGDIQGKLIDSETVEVAGIRLPLPLPGRHNATNFLAALAVAKVLEIDWQLLQSGVMVNMPTGRSQRFTLANDVVILDETYNAAPEAMLAALQLLADTPGKRKIAVLGAMKELGERSPELHQKVGEMVKSLHLDGLLVLVDGKDAEIMANSANNISCECFTNHADLVTRLKTFMQTGDRLLFKAAHSVGLDRVVNQLRAEFTN encoded by the coding sequence ATGTCAGTCTCTATCACTATCTCTCAACTGCTTGAAGAACTTCAAGCTGAATCGGTGAATGTATCTGCGTCTACCTTAACTCAGTTGGGGATGGGGATACAAACAGATACTCGCATTTTGCAACCGGGTGAAGTCTTTTTGGCTTTGCGAGGAGAAAAGTTTGATGGACATGATTTTGTCGCGACAGCGATCGCTAAAGGGGCTATAGTTGCCATAGTTGATCATGCTTACGAAAATCCCGGTTTTCCAGTTTTGCGGGTTAAAGATACTTTAAAGGCATATCAACAAATTGCTAAATGGTGGCGTGAAAGCTTTACTATTCCTGTAATTGGCATCACAGGTTCAGTAGGGAAAACCACAACTAAAGAATTAATTTCCGCAGTTTTAGCCACAAAAGGAAAAGTTCATAAAACCTACGGGAATTTTAATAATGAAATAGGAGTCTCCAAAACCCTGTTAGAAATGGGTCGAGAAAATGACTTTGCTGTGATTGAAATGGCAATGCGAGGCAGGGGACAAATTGCCGAACTGACAGAAATTGCTAAACCGACAATTGGGGTAATCACCAATGTGGGAACTGCACATATTGAGTTACTTGGTTCAGAAGAAGCCATTGCTGAAGCTAAGTGTGAATTATTAGCAACAATGCCAAATGATGGTATCGCCATTCTTAATCATGATAACCCCTTATTAATGACAACAGCAGCGAAATTTTGGCAAGGGAAAGTTATCAGTTATGGCTTTTCTGGTGGTGATATCCAAGGAAAATTAATTGATAGTGAAACTGTAGAAGTTGCTGGCATCCGTTTACCTTTACCTTTACCTGGTCGTCATAATGCTACCAATTTTTTAGCAGCTTTAGCAGTAGCTAAGGTATTAGAAATTGATTGGCAATTATTACAATCTGGGGTCATGGTAAATATGCCCACAGGTAGAAGTCAACGCTTCACTTTAGCTAATGATGTGGTGATTTTAGATGAAACCTATAATGCCGCCCCAGAAGCCATGTTAGCGGCTTTGCAGTTGTTAGCAGACACACCCGGAAAGCGAAAAATTGCGGTTTTAGGGGCAATGAAGGAATTAGGAGAAAGATCCCCAGAACTTCATCAAAAAGTCGGGGAAATGGTCAAAAGTTTGCATCTTGATGGATTATTAGTATTAGTTGATGGTAAAGATGCGGAAATTATGGCTAATAGTGCCAATAATATATCTTGTGAATGTTTCACTAATCATGCCGATTTGGTAACAAGATTAAAAACATTTATGCAAACAGGCGATCGCTTATTATTCAAAGCAGCCCATTCTGTGGGATTAGATCGAGTTGTCAACCAATTACGGGCAGAATTCACCAATTAA
- a CDS encoding fasciclin domain-containing protein has product MPDIVDIAVSNDAFKTLVAAVQAAGLVETLKSPGPFTVFAPTDDAFAKLPPGTITTLLQNIPQLARILTYHVVPGKLTKADLAKLGTVTSVEGSPIKINCDDGFEVKNATVLAADIDADNGVIHVIDTVILMG; this is encoded by the coding sequence ATGCCTGATATTGTTGATATTGCAGTTAGTAATGATGCGTTTAAAACTTTAGTGGCGGCTGTCCAAGCTGCTGGGTTAGTGGAAACATTAAAAAGTCCTGGTCCATTCACCGTATTTGCACCAACTGACGACGCTTTTGCTAAGTTACCCCCAGGCACGATTACAACTTTATTACAAAATATTCCTCAGTTAGCAAGGATTTTAACCTATCACGTCGTGCCTGGTAAGTTAACAAAGGCTGATTTAGCAAAACTTGGTACTGTAACTTCTGTGGAAGGTTCTCCTATTAAAATTAATTGTGATGATGGTTTTGAGGTAAAAAATGCCACAGTTTTAGCAGCAGATATTGATGCTGATAATGGCGTGATTCACGTTATTGATACTGTGATTTTGATGGGTTAA
- a CDS encoding putative 2-dehydropantoate 2-reductase: protein MDKRTYAILGTGALGGFYGAKLQKSGLEVHYLLKSDYQQVSEQGLIIESKDGDFTLSQVNAYNNVDKMPQCDVVIVSLKTTQNQLLPDLLPPIVKDDGVVLVLQNGLGIEAEVAEIVNNVHVIGGLCFLCSNKVAPGHIHHLDYGQITLGEYTSNYQSIGITKKMREIAADFENTGISIELLEDLLLGRWKKLVWNIPYNGLSVILDGRTDELMTDIYTRQLVESLMWEVVAGAKITGRIIPESFIETMLDYTVKMKPYRTSMKIDFDEKRPLEIEAIFGNPLRKAELAGVNLQQIRCLYQQLKFLDIRNRS, encoded by the coding sequence ATGGATAAACGCACTTATGCAATATTGGGGACTGGTGCATTAGGTGGATTTTATGGTGCAAAACTGCAAAAATCCGGTTTAGAAGTTCATTATCTACTCAAAAGTGATTATCAACAGGTAAGCGAACAAGGTTTAATTATTGAGTCTAAAGACGGTGACTTTACCCTTTCTCAAGTTAATGCCTATAACAATGTAGACAAGATGCCACAGTGTGATGTGGTTATAGTATCACTAAAAACTACCCAAAATCAACTTTTACCAGATTTATTACCGCCAATAGTTAAAGATGACGGGGTAGTATTGGTATTACAAAATGGATTGGGTATAGAAGCAGAAGTTGCGGAAATTGTGAATAATGTCCACGTTATTGGGGGTTTATGTTTTCTCTGTTCTAATAAAGTTGCACCAGGACATATTCATCATTTAGATTATGGACAAATTACATTAGGTGAATATACATCTAATTATCAATCAATTGGCATTACTAAAAAAATGCGAGAAATTGCCGCAGATTTTGAAAATACCGGTATATCAATAGAACTATTAGAAGATTTACTATTAGGACGTTGGAAAAAGTTAGTTTGGAATATTCCCTATAATGGCTTATCTGTGATTCTTGATGGGAGAACCGATGAATTAATGACAGATATATATACTCGTCAGTTAGTAGAAAGTTTGATGTGGGAAGTAGTCGCAGGGGCAAAAATTACGGGCAGAATTATTCCTGAAAGTTTCATAGAAACAATGTTAGATTACACCGTGAAAATGAAACCTTACCGCACCAGCATGAAAATTGATTTTGATGAAAAACGTCCTTTGGAAATAGAAGCAATTTTTGGTAATCCATTAAGAAAAGCAGAATTAGCAGGTGTAAATTTGCAGCAAATTCGTTGTTTATATCAACAATTGAAGTTTTTGGATATAAGAAATAGAAGTTAA
- a CDS encoding CBS domain-containing protein: MMKAEDIMTTEVITIRGSATVAEAVDLMKYKGLRSLIVEPRTENDPYGMVSETDIVYKVAAHGKDSKQVRVYEIMTKPCIVVNPELGVEYVARLFANTRIRRAPVIKGKLLGIISITDILRKSDLFENPKRIFIEDEIEVAREEARTICATKGDSSRECAAAWDIVEELLAVASDQRLVKENVVE, from the coding sequence ATGATGAAAGCTGAAGACATAATGACCACAGAAGTGATTACAATTCGTGGTTCAGCAACCGTAGCGGAAGCTGTGGATTTGATGAAATATAAAGGTTTGCGATCTTTAATTGTGGAACCTCGTACAGAAAATGACCCCTATGGCATGGTCAGTGAAACTGATATTGTCTATAAAGTTGCTGCTCACGGTAAAGACTCCAAACAAGTGCGAGTTTATGAAATTATGACTAAGCCTTGTATTGTCGTCAATCCTGAGCTTGGTGTGGAGTATGTAGCTCGCTTGTTTGCCAATACTCGTATTCGTCGCGCTCCCGTAATTAAAGGTAAGCTGTTAGGAATCATCTCAATTACCGATATCCTCAGAAAAAGTGATTTGTTTGAAAATCCAAAACGTATCTTTATTGAGGACGAAATAGAAGTTGCACGGGAAGAAGCGAGAACAATTTGTGCAACTAAGGGCGATTCTTCTCGTGAATGTGCAGCAGCTTGGGATATTGTGGAAGAACTTCTGGCAGTAGCATCTGACCAAAGATTAGTGAAGGAGAATGTTGTCGAATAA
- a CDS encoding CBS domain-containing protein produces MIKAEDIMTTEVVTIRGSATVAEAVALMKERHLRSLIVEPRTENDPYGMITETDIVYKVGAYGKDSKQVRVYEIMTKPCIVVNPELGVEYVARLFANTGIRRAPVIKGKLLGIISITDILRKSDFVENPKSYFEMYCQEFPNALEARIYED; encoded by the coding sequence ATGATCAAAGCTGAAGACATAATGACCACAGAAGTTGTCACAATCCGTGGTTCAGCAACCGTAGCCGAAGCCGTAGCACTGATGAAAGAACGCCATTTGCGATCTTTAATTGTCGAACCTCGCACAGAAAATGACCCCTATGGCATGATCACTGAAACTGATATTGTTTATAAAGTTGGTGCTTATGGTAAAGACTCCAAACAAGTGCGAGTTTATGAAATTATGACCAAGCCTTGTATTGTCGTCAATCCTGAACTTGGTGTGGAGTATGTAGCCCGCTTATTTGCCAATACAGGCATCCGTCGCGCCCCTGTAATTAAAGGTAAGCTATTAGGAATCATCTCAATTACCGATATCCTCAGAAAAAGTGACTTTGTGGAAAACCCAAAAAGCTATTTTGAAATGTATTGTCAAGAATTTCCCAATGCCTTAGAAGCCAGAATTTACGAAGATTAA
- a CDS encoding thioredoxin family protein, whose amino-acid sequence MATSESPNETLVQYIQKSDFESLLEAKELFVMDCTATWCGPCRMVAPLMDQLAQEYKDQAKVVKLDVGDGENQSIAKKYGIRSIPAVMFFNHGELSEIVVGVVPYEKFTTALNKILSPS is encoded by the coding sequence ATGGCTACTTCTGAAAGTCCGAATGAAACTCTTGTTCAATATATCCAAAAATCAGACTTTGAATCGCTCTTAGAGGCGAAAGAGTTGTTTGTCATGGACTGCACCGCAACTTGGTGCGGACCTTGTAGGATGGTTGCTCCTTTAATGGATCAACTAGCCCAAGAATACAAAGATCAGGCAAAAGTAGTCAAATTAGATGTTGGTGATGGCGAAAATCAAAGCATTGCTAAAAAGTACGGTATTCGCAGTATTCCCGCAGTTATGTTTTTCAATCATGGCGAATTATCAGAAATAGTTGTTGGGGTAGTTCCCTATGAGAAATTCACCACAGCTTTAAACAAAATACTTTCACCTTCTTGA